In one window of Methanocorpusculum sp. DNA:
- a CDS encoding sulfate/molybdate ABC transporter ATP-binding protein, with the protein MLEATFTRQLRDFTMDVDLTVQSGETLALIGENGSGKSTTLKILSGLMKPESGKITLNNQVLYDSRTRRHIDPEMRNISYMFQNYALFPHMTVRENIAYGLTVRKRPIEEIRARTDELIVRMGLDQIADEPVTRLSGGQRQRTALARSLAPRPALLLLDEPLAALDVKTQENMRRELASVIRAENIPCILVTHSIIDALSIADCVSVIKRGTIVATGTPEDIIHDPTYGFSVSENPNLYRGDIHSGKTGKVCVKIGEIYVRAVTTLSGVVNVEIRPEELIISREKLASSAINSFQGKITEIRQSGLETLVYVDIGIPLAAALTPQSIERLSLKKGDPVVVTFKATAVHIFA; encoded by the coding sequence ATGCTTGAAGCAACATTTACCCGGCAGCTCCGAGATTTTACTATGGATGTTGATCTGACCGTTCAATCTGGGGAAACACTTGCCCTTATCGGAGAAAACGGATCAGGGAAATCAACTACTCTGAAGATCCTCTCCGGCCTTATGAAGCCGGAATCTGGTAAAATAACCCTGAACAATCAAGTCCTCTATGATTCCAGGACCCGCAGACATATCGACCCGGAAATGCGGAATATCAGCTACATGTTCCAGAATTATGCTCTTTTCCCGCACATGACGGTGAGGGAGAACATTGCATACGGTCTTACGGTAAGAAAGAGGCCGATAGAGGAGATCAGAGCACGAACCGATGAACTCATCGTTCGGATGGGACTTGACCAGATCGCTGACGAACCGGTGACACGGTTATCAGGAGGGCAACGCCAGAGAACGGCACTGGCACGCTCACTCGCTCCAAGACCAGCGCTTCTCCTCCTTGATGAACCCCTCGCTGCTCTTGATGTGAAGACACAGGAGAACATGCGTCGTGAACTTGCTTCAGTGATCCGGGCAGAAAACATCCCCTGTATTCTCGTGACCCACTCAATCATAGATGCCCTTTCAATAGCGGATTGTGTATCGGTGATCAAACGGGGAACGATCGTCGCCACAGGAACTCCCGAGGATATTATCCATGATCCGACATACGGCTTTTCTGTATCGGAAAATCCAAATCTGTATCGCGGTGATATCCATAGTGGAAAAACAGGGAAAGTCTGTGTGAAAATCGGCGAGATCTACGTCAGAGCAGTGACGACATTATCCGGCGTGGTGAATGTGGAGATCCGTCCCGAGGAACTGATCATCTCGCGGGAGAAATTAGCATCGTCCGCTATCAATTCGTTTCAGGGAAAAATCACCGAAATACGTCAGAGCGGTCTTGAGACGCTGGTCTATGTAGATATCGGAATTCCGCTTGCTGCAGCGCTCACCCCTCAGTCGATCGAAAGGCTTTCTCTGAAAAAGGGCGATCCGGTTGTTGTAACATTCAAAGCAACCGCAGTTCATATATTTGCGTGA
- a CDS encoding LOG family protein, whose translation MRRPVISVIGDAALKPGCAKEQFAFSLGNALVSNGYRVLSGGLGGVMEAVSRGAHASPAYREGDVIAVLPGNDPAQANQYTDIVIATGLDHARNFIVANTDAVVAVGGGSGTLSELSYAWVMHRLIMAYRVPDVVKRKGVFSDWGALIADNKIDDKPRYPDIPDDCVFGVDTSDDVIRILAERLPKYTSRPLLAGKRN comes from the coding sequence ATGAGAAGACCGGTTATTTCAGTTATTGGAGATGCTGCCCTGAAACCCGGGTGTGCTAAAGAACAATTTGCATTTTCGCTCGGGAATGCACTGGTTTCAAACGGATACCGGGTATTGTCCGGCGGGCTTGGCGGCGTCATGGAAGCCGTGTCCCGGGGCGCACATGCTTCTCCCGCCTATAGAGAAGGGGATGTTATCGCAGTCCTGCCGGGCAATGATCCGGCTCAGGCAAATCAATATACGGATATTGTGATCGCGACCGGACTGGATCATGCACGAAACTTCATCGTGGCAAACACGGACGCCGTAGTCGCGGTTGGCGGGGGGTCGGGAACACTCTCCGAACTCTCGTATGCATGGGTGATGCACCGGCTCATCATGGCGTACCGTGTCCCGGATGTCGTGAAAAGAAAAGGAGTGTTCTCCGACTGGGGCGCTTTGATCGCGGACAATAAGATCGATGACAAGCCGCGGTATCCTGATATCCCCGACGACTGTGTGTTCGGGGTGGACACATCAGATGATGTCATCAGGATCCTTGCAGAGCGGCTGCCGAAATATACGAGCCGCCCCCTTCTTGCAGGAAAACGAAATTAA
- a CDS encoding threonyl-tRNA synthetase editing domain-containing protein: MKILGIHTDRVWYKVTKKTKIAEPDPVREDEMENCVLLFASVEKSDELSPELTVSATVDSIKLRLSRLGATRVMLFPYAHLASDLGCPGVSQWILKTIQSRLIEEGIETKRAAFGWYKEFEIKSKGHPMADFSMTICPFAGGECESSSKCCQSESKNC, encoded by the coding sequence ATGAAAATTCTTGGGATCCACACGGACCGCGTATGGTATAAAGTCACCAAAAAAACAAAAATCGCCGAGCCGGATCCGGTGAGGGAGGATGAGATGGAGAACTGTGTTCTCCTGTTTGCGAGCGTGGAAAAGTCAGATGAACTCTCACCCGAACTTACGGTCTCTGCGACGGTGGATAGTATCAAACTGCGTCTTTCCCGCCTCGGGGCAACCCGGGTGATGCTCTTTCCCTATGCCCATCTTGCAAGCGATCTCGGATGTCCGGGCGTATCCCAGTGGATCTTGAAAACGATCCAGAGCAGACTCATTGAAGAGGGGATCGAGACGAAACGGGCGGCATTCGGGTGGTATAAGGAGTTTGAAATAAAAAGCAAAGGGCATCCGATGGCAGATTTTTCGATGACGATCTGCCCGTTTGCCGGAGGGGAATGCGAGAGCAGCAGTAAATGCTGCCAAAGTGAATCAAAGAACTGCTGA
- the modA gene encoding molybdate ABC transporter substrate-binding protein, translated as MKHNNIWLGISIILCVLLTVGIAGCVSGPVEQTEINVFVAASLTGAMTEIADQFMTENPNIKVNLNFAGSSTLKTQILEGAEADMYISANDKNFDPVVEAGLITDKKVLLENKLGIAVPKTNPAGITDLGSLTNSGVKLVIGDDAVPFGQYTRTIIQKYQNDSHSGYVDAFMANVVTQVDAVTKIKSYLTLGEADASIVYMSDISKDDRNDITLIEIPDKYNVVASYPYGILKATTKLSAVQKFESYLTGSAGSAVLTDYGFVPVA; from the coding sequence ATGAAGCATAACAACATTTGGTTAGGTATTTCGATCATTCTCTGTGTTCTTCTCACAGTTGGAATCGCAGGGTGTGTCAGTGGACCAGTGGAGCAAACTGAGATCAACGTGTTCGTCGCAGCATCGCTGACCGGCGCTATGACGGAAATTGCAGACCAGTTTATGACTGAGAACCCGAACATCAAAGTTAATCTGAACTTTGCAGGCAGTTCTACATTAAAAACCCAGATCCTCGAGGGAGCAGAGGCCGATATGTATATCTCGGCAAACGACAAGAATTTCGACCCGGTCGTTGAAGCAGGACTTATTACCGATAAGAAAGTTCTTCTTGAAAACAAACTCGGCATTGCAGTCCCGAAAACAAACCCGGCAGGAATCACTGATCTCGGCAGCCTGACAAACTCAGGTGTGAAACTCGTTATCGGAGATGACGCGGTACCATTTGGTCAGTACACAAGGACCATCATCCAGAAGTACCAAAACGATTCCCACTCAGGTTATGTTGATGCATTCATGGCAAACGTTGTTACCCAAGTTGATGCAGTAACAAAAATCAAATCATACCTCACCCTCGGTGAAGCAGACGCCTCAATCGTTTACATGTCTGATATCTCTAAAGACGATAGAAATGACATAACATTAATTGAGATTCCGGACAAATATAATGTAGTCGCCAGCTATCCGTATGGAATTCTCAAAGCAACCACCAAACTCTCCGCAGTCCAGAAGTTTGAATCATATCTTACCGGCAGTGCCGGCAGTGCGGTCCTTACAGATTACGGATTTGTACCGGTGGCATAA
- a CDS encoding formylmethanofuran dehydrogenase subunit A yields the protein MDYIINNAYVVDPINKISGEIRDIFVSNGRITDEEPKGAEVIDAGGCLTLPGGIDSHTHICGTKVNFGRYMSPEDMRAGRAPRRKGMRAVSGYSIPTTYGNSYRYALMGYTTLTEGAMAPLEARHTHEEFKHTPLQDGLILTLFDGDWGLMRAVASGDIKRAAALIAWRLDAVKGYGVKLTNPLGAEMWSWGKNVECIRKPIPDFDLSPAEYIKGVIEANEMLGLPHSVHLHCNNLGKPGNYTCTIGTMGLVPDLNEKRQTCYLTHVQFHSYGGTGWNDFCSKSEPVANTVNLRPQITIDMGQVMFGRTTTMTADGPMEFNLYRLHQDKWSNHDVELETASGVIPVIYRRKNLVNSIMWAIGLELALQVKNPWQCLLTTDNPNGAPFVKYPEIIGLLMSKEYRDREFATVHPKTGTRVILPSLDREMTFEEIAVMTRAGQARALGLIDRGKGHLGLGAEGDIAIYPIKPDKIDPSKQYAEIIRGFAQTKYTMKLGVMISKEDEIVADNQNRTFWCSPKVPEAYDMSKDPDLIRTFDRYYSIRMENYAVDEDYYLTKSMKIETETTL from the coding sequence ATGGATTATATCATCAATAACGCCTATGTGGTCGATCCGATCAATAAAATATCCGGAGAGATCCGGGACATCTTTGTCTCAAACGGCAGGATCACCGATGAGGAGCCAAAAGGAGCAGAGGTCATTGATGCAGGGGGATGTCTGACTCTTCCGGGGGGTATTGATTCCCATACGCATATCTGCGGAACGAAGGTGAACTTCGGCAGGTACATGAGCCCCGAGGATATGCGTGCAGGCAGGGCTCCCAGGAGAAAAGGGATGCGTGCCGTGTCCGGATACAGTATTCCGACAACGTATGGAAACAGTTATCGGTATGCGCTTATGGGGTATACAACGCTCACTGAAGGAGCAATGGCTCCGCTTGAAGCCCGGCATACCCATGAGGAGTTCAAACACACGCCTCTGCAGGACGGTCTCATTCTCACGCTCTTCGACGGCGACTGGGGATTAATGCGGGCCGTCGCCTCCGGGGACATCAAGCGGGCCGCCGCGCTTATCGCATGGCGGCTTGATGCCGTAAAAGGGTATGGGGTAAAACTGACCAATCCGCTTGGTGCCGAGATGTGGAGCTGGGGAAAGAATGTGGAATGCATTCGAAAACCCATCCCTGATTTTGATCTAAGTCCTGCTGAGTATATCAAAGGAGTGATCGAAGCGAACGAGATGCTTGGTCTTCCGCATTCCGTACATCTTCACTGTAATAATCTGGGAAAGCCGGGTAATTATACCTGCACGATCGGGACGATGGGTCTTGTTCCCGATCTGAATGAGAAACGGCAGACCTGCTATCTCACGCATGTCCAGTTCCATTCATACGGTGGGACCGGCTGGAACGATTTCTGTTCAAAGTCGGAACCGGTCGCGAACACGGTGAATCTGCGCCCCCAGATCACCATTGATATGGGACAGGTGATGTTTGGACGGACCACGACCATGACGGCCGACGGTCCAATGGAGTTCAACCTGTATCGCCTTCATCAGGACAAATGGAGTAATCATGATGTTGAACTGGAGACCGCATCCGGTGTTATTCCGGTGATCTACCGGCGCAAGAATCTGGTGAACAGCATCATGTGGGCAATCGGGCTTGAACTGGCTCTGCAGGTGAAAAATCCCTGGCAGTGTCTATTGACAACGGATAATCCTAACGGTGCGCCGTTTGTCAAGTATCCGGAGATCATTGGACTTCTGATGAGCAAGGAATACCGTGACCGTGAGTTTGCCACCGTCCACCCGAAAACCGGCACCCGTGTTATTCTTCCATCACTTGACCGGGAGATGACCTTTGAAGAGATCGCGGTAATGACGCGTGCGGGTCAGGCACGGGCTCTTGGTCTCATCGACAGAGGGAAAGGTCATCTTGGACTGGGTGCAGAAGGAGATATAGCGATATATCCGATAAAACCTGATAAGATCGACCCCTCCAAGCAGTATGCCGAGATCATCAGGGGTTTTGCCCAGACAAAGTACACGATGAAACTTGGCGTGATGATCTCTAAAGAGGACGAAATCGTGGCAGATAATCAGAACCGTACGTTCTGGTGCAGTCCGAAAGTACCTGAGGCGTATGATATGTCCAAAGATCCTGATCTGATCCGGACCTTTGACCGGTATTACTCGATACGCATGGAGAATTATGCCGTGGATGAGGATTATTACCTCACGAAGAGTATGAAAATCGAAACGGAGACGACGTTATGA
- a CDS encoding O-acetylhomoserine aminocarboxypropyltransferase/cysteine synthase family protein: MTPKYQKETLSIHAGQKPDETTGARTEPIYMTTAYVFKDAKEAAARFDLSVEGNIYTRLTNPNNTSFEKRIAAIEGGTAAISTASGMAAISTLILALTNPGDEIVSADNLYGGTFELFSLTLPNFGRTVRFVPSNDLTALKAAINEKTRAVYFESLGNPKLDIPDFAEIAKIAHEAGVPFIVDNTVGIGTVRPLEHGADLVVMSATKYANGHGNSLAGVIVENGKFPWDNGKFPKFTEPDPAYKGLVHYKAFGPSTVSTSIRISLMRDLGAALSPFNAWLTSIGLETLYLRVPKHAENALIVAKHLASHEKVAWVNYPGLPGHPSEKNREKYFGTSGGPLLTFGVKGGYDAAITVQNNVQLISLLANIGDAKTLIIHPASTTHQQLSEEEQRSTGVTPDTIRLSVGLENPIDIIADLDHALSLI, translated from the coding sequence ATGACCCCAAAATACCAAAAAGAAACACTCAGTATCCATGCTGGACAAAAACCGGACGAAACGACCGGGGCACGGACCGAACCGATCTACATGACCACTGCGTATGTTTTCAAAGACGCAAAGGAAGCTGCGGCACGATTTGATCTCTCCGTGGAGGGAAATATCTACACCCGGCTCACGAATCCGAACAATACCTCATTCGAAAAACGCATTGCCGCGATCGAAGGCGGAACTGCAGCAATAAGTACAGCCTCCGGAATGGCAGCAATAAGCACCCTGATCCTTGCACTCACCAATCCGGGTGACGAGATCGTCTCGGCCGATAATCTGTATGGAGGAACATTCGAGTTATTCAGTCTGACCCTGCCGAACTTTGGGCGGACCGTCCGGTTCGTCCCCTCGAATGATCTGACAGCTTTGAAAGCTGCAATCAATGAAAAGACCCGGGCCGTCTACTTTGAATCCCTCGGAAACCCGAAACTTGACATCCCGGACTTTGCAGAGATCGCAAAAATCGCCCATGAAGCCGGCGTCCCGTTCATCGTGGACAACACCGTAGGGATAGGCACGGTCCGTCCACTTGAGCATGGAGCGGATCTGGTCGTCATGTCGGCAACGAAATATGCCAACGGACATGGAAACTCCCTTGCGGGCGTGATCGTTGAAAATGGGAAATTCCCCTGGGACAACGGTAAATTCCCCAAGTTCACCGAGCCGGATCCGGCATACAAAGGACTCGTGCACTACAAAGCATTCGGTCCGTCGACTGTATCGACCAGTATTCGAATCTCCCTGATGCGCGACCTCGGTGCGGCTCTTTCGCCGTTCAATGCCTGGCTCACCTCGATTGGCCTCGAGACCCTCTATCTTCGGGTCCCCAAACACGCAGAGAATGCATTGATTGTCGCGAAGCATCTCGCATCTCATGAAAAAGTCGCATGGGTCAACTATCCCGGCCTTCCCGGACACCCGTCGGAAAAGAACCGCGAAAAATACTTCGGCACATCAGGCGGTCCGCTTCTTACCTTCGGCGTAAAAGGAGGATATGATGCGGCGATCACCGTTCAGAATAATGTACAGCTCATCTCGCTTCTGGCGAACATCGGCGATGCAAAAACACTCATCATTCATCCGGCATCGACGACCCATCAGCAGCTTAGCGAAGAAGAACAGCGTTCAACCGGGGTCACGCCTGATACGATCCGCCTCTCGGTCGGTCTTGAGAATCCGATTGATATCATCGCCGATCTGGACCATGCCCTCTCCCTCATCTAA
- a CDS encoding 4Fe-4S dicluster domain-containing protein translates to MTVFTYLREFFRLSWIKAFFTVKTPPLTKPAYFRDFPELTGKTCTHCLACKMICPCPGAIDVVQTGGVWNPQITQGHCVRCGYCVEACPEGVLTSGDLLARKKEQGLVFTHEYIIKIDIEKCMGCGNCTTACPVNREIDPYIGAGGTSLSSDVLIRVEHGKNTVKHNEHCKGCKVCMDTCPNGAIHVIRNVIALQEET, encoded by the coding sequence ATGACTGTGTTCACCTATCTCAGAGAGTTCTTCAGACTATCCTGGATAAAAGCGTTTTTCACCGTAAAGACCCCTCCTCTGACAAAACCGGCCTACTTCCGGGACTTTCCCGAGCTGACCGGAAAGACATGCACGCACTGTCTTGCCTGCAAAATGATATGTCCCTGCCCCGGGGCGATCGATGTTGTCCAGACGGGAGGTGTCTGGAATCCTCAGATCACGCAGGGTCACTGCGTTCGATGCGGATATTGTGTGGAAGCCTGTCCCGAGGGAGTCCTTACGAGCGGAGATCTCCTTGCACGTAAGAAAGAGCAGGGACTTGTATTCACCCATGAATACATCATCAAAATCGACATCGAAAAATGCATGGGTTGTGGGAACTGCACTACGGCATGTCCGGTAAACCGGGAAATCGATCCGTATATCGGGGCAGGCGGGACCTCGCTTTCGAGTGATGTCCTCATACGTGTCGAGCACGGGAAAAACACGGTCAAACACAATGAACACTGCAAAGGATGTAAAGTGTGTATGGACACCTGCCCGAACGGAGCTATTCATGTGATCCGGAATGTAATCGCTTTGCAGGAGGAAACATAA
- a CDS encoding homoserine O-acetyltransferase, translating into MLQDSLGEVTTHYHTLTRPVDLESGASLSDVIIAYERYGRKDNKNIILVCHALTGDAHAAGFHKGDTKPGWWNGIIGPGKALDTNRYCVIAANVLGGCKGSTGPSSEDPVTGKPYGTTFPVITIRDMVHAEHQLLEELGIEELYAVIGGSMGGMQAMQWSVEFPSFVRRVICIASAGYTTPMHIAFGAVGRAAIMSDPDWNGGNYSAGKKPVHGLSLARMMAHITYLSDESMHTKFGRRLQKSEAFEYGFDTEFSVESYLQHQGEMFVERFDPNSYLYITRAVDYYDLTKNGSLTEGLVATQAKFLIISVSSDWLYPSYLSQEIMLALTANGREARYAEIVSPHGHDGFLLENAQLNYMVGQFLTPVTVEDLMTNNPPSIRETSSIREAAELMIGHEINHLPVVLADGTLSGIVTSWDIAKSVAGEFQSLAEIMTKDVITIHRSDSLRLAASLMEKHAISALPVVDDAGRVLGMLTSETLSLSEVLQ; encoded by the coding sequence ATGTTACAGGATTCACTTGGTGAAGTCACCACACACTATCACACCCTAACCCGCCCGGTGGATCTGGAGAGCGGAGCATCTCTTTCAGATGTGATCATCGCCTATGAACGGTACGGAAGAAAGGATAACAAAAACATCATTCTTGTCTGTCATGCTCTCACCGGAGATGCACATGCGGCAGGTTTTCATAAAGGCGACACAAAACCCGGATGGTGGAACGGGATCATTGGTCCCGGCAAAGCACTAGATACAAACCGATACTGTGTGATCGCGGCCAATGTTCTCGGCGGGTGTAAAGGCTCGACCGGTCCTTCGTCAGAGGATCCGGTCACAGGAAAACCCTACGGGACCACATTCCCGGTGATTACGATCCGCGACATGGTCCATGCCGAACATCAGCTGCTCGAAGAGCTGGGCATTGAAGAACTCTATGCCGTTATCGGGGGTTCGATGGGAGGGATGCAGGCCATGCAGTGGAGCGTTGAGTTTCCGTCGTTCGTCCGCCGCGTTATCTGTATCGCCTCTGCCGGCTACACGACCCCGATGCACATCGCATTCGGGGCAGTTGGGAGAGCCGCGATCATGAGCGACCCGGACTGGAACGGCGGGAACTATTCTGCCGGGAAAAAACCGGTCCACGGCCTTTCCCTTGCACGAATGATGGCCCACATCACGTATCTTTCGGATGAGTCCATGCACACCAAATTCGGGAGAAGACTTCAGAAATCAGAGGCCTTCGAGTATGGATTTGATACCGAATTTTCTGTTGAAAGTTATCTTCAGCATCAGGGGGAGATGTTTGTGGAACGCTTCGATCCAAACTCCTATCTGTACATCACCCGGGCTGTTGACTACTATGATCTTACCAAAAACGGCAGTCTGACCGAGGGCCTGGTCGCGACCCAGGCAAAGTTTCTGATCATATCCGTCTCGTCCGACTGGCTGTATCCGTCGTATCTCTCGCAGGAGATCATGCTTGCCCTCACGGCAAACGGCAGAGAAGCCAGGTATGCGGAGATCGTTTCTCCCCACGGGCATGACGGTTTCCTTCTGGAAAATGCCCAGCTGAACTATATGGTCGGTCAATTTCTGACCCCGGTCACCGTAGAAGATCTGATGACGAATAATCCCCCGTCTATTCGGGAAACCTCCTCGATCCGCGAGGCGGCCGAACTGATGATCGGGCATGAGATCAATCATCTGCCGGTGGTTTTGGCGGACGGGACGCTCTCTGGTATCGTAACGTCGTGGGATATTGCGAAGTCGGTCGCCGGCGAGTTTCAGAGCCTTGCTGAGATCATGACTAAAGATGTGATCACGATTCACCGCTCAGACTCGCTTCGTCTTGCAGCTTCGCTTATGGAAAAGCACGCTATCTCCGCTCTGCCGGTCGTTGATGATGCCGGCCGTGTTCTCGGGATGCTGACCAGCGAAACGCTCTCTCTTTCCGAGGTGCTCCAATGA
- a CDS encoding formylmethanofuran dehydrogenase subunit C: protein MRRITLILREEVDPYLPIEAESICPETLSKRVDVTVFVGNEEKKLKDVFDIRVDGEAAGPAATEIILVGDCHQVKRVGEYMTDGKIIVDGDVGMHCGDFMNGGTIEILGNAGDWLGREMLDGKIICHGNAGNYCGSGYRGGRKGVRGGEIFVAGNVGDYCAECLFGGVIHVKGDAGIHAGSNMKGGKLLIEGDCLMPCGDMFAGEATVYGHVTDFLPTFKETGTIIEDGHHLTVFQGDVAHRNAKGTLRVGSFDRI, encoded by the coding sequence ATGAGACGAATCACGCTCATCTTACGTGAAGAGGTTGATCCTTATCTTCCTATCGAAGCAGAGTCTATCTGTCCCGAGACCCTTTCAAAGAGAGTGGATGTCACGGTGTTTGTGGGTAACGAGGAGAAAAAACTCAAAGATGTGTTTGATATCCGTGTTGACGGCGAGGCTGCAGGTCCCGCAGCGACGGAGATCATCCTCGTTGGTGACTGTCATCAGGTAAAACGTGTGGGTGAGTACATGACTGATGGAAAAATCATCGTCGATGGGGATGTAGGGATGCACTGCGGGGATTTCATGAACGGCGGAACGATCGAGATCCTGGGAAATGCCGGAGACTGGCTCGGGCGTGAGATGCTGGACGGAAAAATCATCTGTCATGGAAATGCCGGGAACTACTGTGGTTCAGGATACCGTGGAGGGAGAAAAGGTGTTCGCGGCGGCGAGATTTTTGTAGCAGGAAATGTTGGGGATTACTGTGCCGAATGTCTTTTTGGCGGAGTGATCCACGTGAAAGGAGATGCCGGAATTCATGCGGGCAGTAATATGAAGGGGGGAAAACTTCTCATCGAGGGTGACTGTCTGATGCCCTGCGGGGATATGTTTGCCGGGGAAGCTACGGTGTACGGGCATGTTACCGATTTCCTGCCGACCTTTAAGGAGACTGGAACGATTATCGAAGATGGGCATCATCTCACGGTTTTTCAGGGAGATGTTGCCCACAGAAATGCAAAAGGCACGCTTCGTGTCGGGTCATTTGACCGGATCTAA
- a CDS encoding ABC transporter permease: protein MNPTARSHTLSRIATQILTGGLILLFLVFISVPLVSLFTRVSVGDLLYAITSEAAINALTLSAITAVISTIIVIIVGTPLAYINARVPYKGRNIVDTLTDLPIVLPPTVAGLALLMAFGANGLLGQYFSIFGIKIAFTTTAVVLAQIFVASPFYLRQARSSFEAIDVEYEYASRTLGAGPLKTLFKVTLPLALGSLLSGIIMTFARALGEFGATMMFAGNLPGKTQTMPLAIYSELQSDLSISVALAILLVIFSFGIILIVKYLGAREKKKYA, encoded by the coding sequence ATGAATCCAACTGCCAGATCTCACACATTGAGTCGCATCGCGACTCAAATTCTGACAGGAGGACTCATACTCCTTTTTCTCGTATTTATTTCCGTACCGCTTGTATCTCTTTTCACACGAGTCAGCGTTGGGGATTTGCTTTATGCGATCACCAGTGAGGCTGCGATCAATGCCCTGACATTAAGTGCCATCACCGCTGTGATCTCAACGATCATCGTCATAATCGTTGGCACCCCACTCGCCTATATCAATGCAAGGGTCCCCTACAAAGGAAGAAACATTGTTGATACCCTGACCGATCTCCCGATCGTTCTTCCGCCGACGGTCGCAGGTCTCGCCCTTCTTATGGCATTCGGAGCGAACGGTCTGTTAGGGCAGTATTTCTCGATATTTGGAATAAAGATCGCATTCACAACAACTGCAGTTGTCCTTGCCCAGATCTTTGTTGCCTCGCCGTTTTATCTTCGGCAGGCACGCTCCAGTTTCGAAGCGATCGATGTTGAATATGAATATGCATCCAGAACACTCGGGGCAGGCCCTTTGAAAACGCTGTTCAAAGTCACCCTGCCCCTGGCCCTCGGTTCACTATTGTCAGGAATCATCATGACTTTCGCACGGGCACTCGGTGAATTTGGTGCCACCATGATGTTTGCTGGAAATCTGCCGGGAAAAACCCAGACCATGCCGCTCGCGATTTACAGCGAACTGCAAAGCGATCTCTCGATTTCGGTAGCTCTTGCTATCTTACTCGTGATTTTTTCGTTCGGCATCATACTGATCGTAAAATATCTGGGTGCACGGGAGAAGAAAAAATATGCTTGA